One Dama dama isolate Ldn47 chromosome 18, ASM3311817v1, whole genome shotgun sequence DNA window includes the following coding sequences:
- the LOC133072752 gene encoding ubiquitin-conjugating enzyme E2 D3-like, translating into MALKRINKELGDLACDPPAQCSAGPVGDDVFHWQATIMGPDDSPYQGGVFFLTIHFPTDYPFKPPKVAFTTRIYHPNINSNGSICLDILRSQWSPALTISKVILSICSLLCDPNPDDPLVPEIAQIYKTDRDKSNRISWEWTQKYAM; encoded by the coding sequence ATGGCGCTGAAACGGATTAATAAGGAACTTGGTGATTTGGCCTGTGACCCTCCAGCACAATGTTCTGCAGGTCCAGTTGGGGATGATGTGTTTCATTGGCAAGCCACAATTATGGGACCTGATGACAGCCCATATCAAGGCGGTGTGTTCTTTTTGACAATTCATTTTCCTACAGACTACCCCTTCAAACCACCTAAGGTTGCATTTACAACAAGAATttatcatccaaatattaacagtAATGGCAGCATTTGTCTCGATATTCTAAGATCACAGTGGTCTCCTGCTTTAACTATTTCTAAAGTTATTTTATCCATTTGTTCACTGCTATGTGATCCAAACCCAGATGACCCCCTAGTGCCAGAGATTGCACAGATCTATAAAACAGACAGAGATAAGTCCAACAGAATATCTTGGGAATGGACTCAGAAGTATGCCATGTGA